From Hippoglossus stenolepis isolate QCI-W04-F060 chromosome 19, HSTE1.2, whole genome shotgun sequence, the proteins below share one genomic window:
- the LOC118098241 gene encoding lipocalin, whose amino-acid sequence MMNSLLMKLGTLMCVLAVHADVMPVEDVDVKPVEDFHVKTVEDFDMEKMAGEWYLVGYASNAQWFVNSKEETKLSTNIYKPGHEGHMDLIYSQTDANGTCSNVTFHALKTDTPGRFTYHSEIWNNDNDMRIVEVKYDDYALVHTIKTSDNSSEVLNNLLSRTNETSADLQEKFSTFSTKTGILPENILILPKKM is encoded by the exons ATGATGAACTCGCTGCTGATGAAGCTGGGCACCTTGATGTGCGTCCTGGCTGTACACGCCGACGTCATGCCTGTTGAAGACGTCGACGTCAAGCCTGTTGAAGACTTCCACGTCAAGACTGTTGAAGACTTCGACATGGAGAAG ATGGCAGGAGAGTGGTACCTTGTCGGCTATGCCTCCAACGCTCAGTGGTTTGTGAACAGCAAGGAAGAAACGAAGCTGAGCACAAACATATACAAGCCAGGTCATGAAGGACACATGGATCTCATTTACTCCCAGACGGA TGCTAATGGCACCTGTTCGAATGTGACTTTCCACGCTCTGAAAACAGACACTCCTGGACGCTTCACCTACCACAGCGAGA TTTGGAACAATGACAACGACATGCGCATTGTTGAGGTCAAGTATGACGACTACGCTCTGGTCCACACCATCAAGACGTCGGACAACTCGTCTGAGGTCCTCAACAACCTCCTCA GTCGTACCAACGAGACCAGCGCTGACCTGCAGGAGAAGTTCTCAACGTTCTCCACTAAGACCGGCATCCTGCCTGAAAACATCCTTATCCTACCTAAAAAG ATGTAG
- the LOC118098242 gene encoding lipocalin, with the protein MSNSLLKMLGTLMCVLAACAEVLPVKDFNLEKMAGKWYIVGFATNAQWFVNHKAGMKVGTAIFAPTTEGDLDLSYANLNADGSCWRMTHLAHKTETPGRFTFHSQVWNNDNDMRIVEVQYEEYAVVHTIKTKEGVSEVLNKLYSRTQVANANLRERFSKFSEETGILTDNIVILPENAECPPA; encoded by the exons ATGAGCAACTCACTGCTGAAGATGCTGGGCACCTTGATGTGCGTCCTGGCCGCCTGCGCCGAAGTCTTGCCTGTTAAAGACTTCAACCTGGAGAAG ATGGCGGGCAAGTGGTACATTGTCGGTTTTGCCACCAACGCTCAGTGGTTTGTGAACCACAAGGCAGGAATGAAAGTGGGCACTGCCATATTTGCACCGACTACTGAAGGAGACCTGGATCTGTCTTATGCCAACCTGAA tgCTGATGGTAGCTGCTGGAGAATGACTCACCTTGCTCATAAAACTGAAACTCCTGGACGCTTCACCTTCCACAGCCAGG TTTGGAACAATGACAACGACATGCGCATTGTTGAGGTCCAGTATGAAGAGTATGCTGTTGTCCACACCATCAAGACAAAGGAGGGAGTGTCCGAGGTCCTCAATAAGCTTTACA gtcgTACTCAGGTGGCCAACGCTAACCTGCGAGAGAGGTTCTCTAAGTTCTCAGAGGAGACCGGCATCTTGACCGACAACATCGTTATCCTGCCTGAAAATG CTGAATGTCCACCGGCCTGA
- the c8g gene encoding complement component C8 gamma chain: protein MAGVWRCMLVTMVVLCVCLWGSSEAVGGARSRPRPQRRPPKKPKVESVDVTPPAENIDIERMTGRWYLLNAASKCSYLINHGTRVEPTVMSLSRSSASEQTLSVSTKTRHAHQCWEILQVYHLTPTPGRLTLKGARPELNTEIVIGETDYSSYAVMFFHKRGKITMKLYGRSVDNLSEPVLTKFEQLAAKQDLGLAYLFPFPTYSHCGDVDQDHVINCVPTC from the exons ATGGCTGGAGTGTGGCGATGCATGTTGGTGActatggttgtgttgtgtgtgtgtctgtgggggtCCAGCGAGGCTGTAGGGGGGGCTAGGAGTCGACCACGACCCCAAAGACGACCTCCCAAGAAGCCAAAGGTCGAGTCTGTTGATGTGACCCCACCAGCAGAGAACATAGACATAGAGCGG ATGACAGGAAGGTGGTACCTGCTGAACGCGGCCTCCAAATGCTCATACCTGATCAATCATGGCACCCGAGTGGAGCCCACAGTCATGAGCCTCTCACGCTCCTCCGCCTCCGAGCAAACACTGTCTGTCAGCACGAAAACACGACA tgcTCACCAGTGTTGGGAGATATTACAGGTCTACCATCTCACCCCAACCCCGGGACGACTAACACTCAAAG GAGCTCGTCCAGAGCTGAACACTGAGATAGTGATCGGGGAGACGGACTACAGCTCATACGCAGTCATGTTCTTCCACAAACGGGgcaaaataaccatgaaacTCTATG GCAGGTCTGTGGACAACCTGTCAGAGCCAGTGCTGACCAAGTTTGAGCAGCTCGCTGCAAAACAGGATTTGGGGCTTGCGTACCTCTTCCCTTTCCCCACCTACA GCCATTGTGGTGATGTGGACCAGGATCATGTCATCA acTGCGTCCCCACATGTTGA